AAACCAATACCATTTATTGCAGCCGTCCCTGCCTTATCCGATGGAAGTTGCGTCCTTAATCCTTGTCATCAACCTTCCCATAACGATCCGTTTTCGTATGGATGAAAAGCGTTTTGATGTAGATGGTTCCTACAATGCGCGTTACGAGGTCATCAAAAAGCGCATCGACAAGGCATTCATAAAAGGAAGTACGGAACGCATTACACAGCAGGGCAAAATTACGATTGTGTATGCACAGCAGGAAGAAGAGCAGGAATACAAAAGGTATATTGCTTTTTTACAGCATAAGAAACGGCTCGGGCCAAAAGTCGAGTTCTTTGAGATCGAGGATCTGCAAGGCGTTTCCGGACTTAAAGGCATCCGGGTGGAAGTGCTTTATGACGAAACCAGCCAGAAATTGTACAGCTACGGCGAGTTGCTGAAGGAAATCGAAAACTAAGCGCGAATCGACTGGAATGCGAATACAAAAGCGATTACAGAAATTACGATCCCAATCATGAAAATGTTATACGTGATACGCAGCAGTTTGTATTTTCGGTTTAAAACCAATCCGAGGAAATACAGGTCGCGGATCATGCTGTTGTATAAATAATCCTTGTCTTTCATCATTTCGTTCATCGCCCATTCGTATTCATCAAGCGGCATTTTATAGAAGTTCCCGAAGAAAAGGAGGTTCACTTTTTTGTCTTCAATTTCCTTTCTAGTAAATGATCCGGAAGTGACTTTCGGGCGTGTGGAAAGTATCGCAAAGATGATCGAAATGACACTGAACAAAAGCAATACGAATGTTGGGATGACCAAATGTGCGTTTCCCGGACTGTCCAGTTTCGGGATTAAAGTGGAAAGTGAAATAGAGATGATGATGGCATTTACAGACAACAGGATATTGGCTTTGCTGTCGGCAATCTGGCTTAGTTGGGTATGGTTGTTCAGCGTCACTTTAAACATCGTTTCTACACCGCGTTCAGGTTTTTCGCTGTCTTTTTTCTTTTTATCTTTTTTGCTGGAATCCAGTGTTTTATCACCTATCATTTCCTGTAACCGGCTAATGTTCTTATCTTTCTTTGGCTGCCATTTTTCTTTGGCATAATTGGTGTAGTACCTATGTTTTTGCGTCAGCATTTTAAGGTTGCCTTCAAGCCATTCCATATCGCTGAAACTCTGGTTCGCGCACACTTTCCATTCCTGCCTGAGTTGTTCGCTGATAGTGAAATAATCCTTCTTTGCAAAGTGGGCTGCATCGGCATCACGGATAATAAATTCCGCTTTGGTTTGGGGGTCCTTACGGATATCTGTGGCCAGGATCAGGCTTTCCGTTAATTCGATGACGTGAATATCAAGTGGCTCATTTTTTGCAAAATCCCGAAATATGGCAACACTTTTCTGCTCGTGTTCTTCACAGCCACTGGTGTAGCCGGTATCATGGAACCAGGCGGCAAGCAGTAATGCGGTATGCTCATTTTCTGCCGGTTTTTCCGCTTCCGAAATCTTTTTTACCGCTTCCACCACACGTAAAGTATGGTTGAAATTATGGTAAGTATATGCCGGAGATAACTTATCTTTGAATAGCGTAAATACAAATTGTTCCGCTTTTTCTATAATGCCCATGATAAAATTTTACTGGAACCAAATTATGAAATTATTTTGTTGGAAATACGGAACCTCCACACAAATTTTCCCCTTCATCACTGTCTTTTTTTTATTGACATTACTGAATTCCTGCGCGACATATGAAGCGCAATATGGAAAAAATGTGTCAAAAAATGCTGTGTTATCTACTACCGAAGCCAAACTCGAGCACACGTTCTTCCTGGTTGGCGATGCCGGAAATGCCGACAAGCCCAATGCACAGCATACGCTTTCATTTCTCAAAAAAAGGCTTGACAATGCGCGGCAGCAAAGCACACTATTATTTTTAGGCGATAACATTTATCCTGCCGGGATGCCGATGCAGGGCAAGAAAGAAAGAAAACTTGCCGAAGTCAAACTTGACAACCAGGTGGCATTGGCGCAGGATTATAAAGGGAGAACCATCTTTATTCCCGGAAACCACGATTGGTACAGCGAAGGACTGCAAGGCCTGAAACGCCAGGAAAAGTATATTACCGAAAAGTTGCAGCAGAAGAAATCATTCCTTCCTAAAAATGGCTGCGGCATCGATAATGTCAAAATCAGCGATGATATCACGCTGATCATTATCGATTCGCAGTGGTATATGGAAAACTGGGACGAGAACCCTACCATTAATGATGACTGCGACATCAAGTCACGCGAGGATTTCTTTAACGAACTCGAAGACCAGCTTACAAAGAACCAAAAGAAGACCATATTGCTTGCCGTACACCACCCGCTGATCAGCAATGGCACGCATGGCGGCCAGTTTTCGATGGCCAAGAGCCTGTTTCCGTTCCAGTCGGATGTGCCGTTGCCGGTTGTCGGGTCAGTGATTAATTTCATCAGGAAAACTTCCGGGCTGGACCCGCAGGACCTCATGAATAAGAAATACACGGCTTTGGTACAACGCATCAAACCGATGATCCAGGACATGCCCAACGTGATTGTCGTGTCGGGGCATGAACATAATTTACAATACATCGAAAGGGAAAACATCAAACAAATTGTGAGTGGCGCCGGTTCTAAATCGGAGGCCGCGCGGGCGATTGATCCAAATGATTTTTCTTTCGGCGGCAATGGTTATGCGGTTTTGGAGGTATATGAAAAAGGCGAGGCCTGGGTTTCATTTTTCGGAATGAAGAAAAAACAGGAGCAATTGCTGCACAAATTTAGGGTGAATCCGCCGGTGTTGGAGAAAGAAGTGAAGGTATATCCGTCATCATTTCCTGCAAAATACGACGCTTCGGTTTACAATGATTCTCTGTTGCACAAATCCGGCGTACACAATTTCTTTTGGGGAAAGCATTACAGGAAATATTATGGCACAAAAATCCCTGTCCGTACTGCGTTGCTTGATACTTTGTATGGTGGATTATCACCGGTTACTGCCGGCGGCGGACACCAGTCGATGTCGTTGCGGCTCGAGGACAAGTCAAAAAAGCAATATACGATGCGTGGCCTTCGTAAAAATGCGGTAAAATTTATCCAGACCATGGCTTTTAAGAAGCAGTTCGTGGAGCAGGACTTTAAAAACACGTATGCTGAGGATTTTCTGTTGGATTTTTACACCACTTCACATCCATACACGCCCTTTATTGTGGGTGATCTGGCGGAATCGGTACAGATCAGCCATACGAACCCAAAGTTGTTTTACGTGCCAAAACAAAATGCGCTTGGGGAATTCAATGAGGAGTTTGGCGATGAACTGTATATGATTGAGGAACGTGCCGATAAAGGATTTGAAAAGCTGAAAAGCTTCGGCAAGCCTGATGCGATTGCAAGCACTGACGATGTGTTGCTGAACCTGCGTAAGGATGAAAAATACAAAATCGATGAAAAAGCCTACATCCGGGCACGCCTTTTCGATATGCTCATTGGCGACTGGGACCGCCATTATGACCAATGGCGCTGGGGTGAATACAACGAAAAGGATAAGGTCATCTACCGCCCGATACCACGTGACCGCGACCAGGCTTTCTCGAAATACGACGGCTCACTTTTGTGGCTGATTATGAAAATGCCCGTATTGCGTCATATGCAGTCGTTTAAGGATGATATTGCGAATGTAAAATGGTTCAATATGGAAGCCTATCCGCTGGACCTTGCTTTCATCACTGCCGCTACGAAAAAAGACTGGGAAGACCAGGCGGATTACCTGAAAAACAACCTTACCGATAAAGAAATTGAAACGGCGTTCAACAAATTGCCAAAAGAAGTCAATGATGCCACGATTGACGAAATTAAGAAAAACCTAAAGTCAAGGCGCGGTCACCTCAAGGAATATGCAGACCATTATTTTGAAGTCTTGCAGAAAACGGTTTTGATTGTCGGTACGGATAAAAAAGACAAATTTGTCATCAAAAGGATTGGGGATGACCAAACCGGCGTAAGTGTTTACAGGATTAAGAATGACAAAGAGGTTTTGATCAGCAGCAGAATATATGACAGGGATGATACCCGCGAAATCTGGATTTACGGACTTGATGATGACGATGTGTATGAAGTCGATGGAAAAGAAAATCACGCTATCAAAATCCGTCTTTTCGGAGGGCAGAACCACGATGTTTACCATGTGAAAAACGGCAAGAAGATCAGGATTTATGATTTCGCCTCAAAGGAAAATGATTTTGATACCGATGGGCATACCAAAAAAATCCTTTCCGACGATTATGACCTGAACCAGTATGACTACAAACGCCCTAAATACAATGCTATAGCGGGTTTCCCCAATGTCGGATTTAACCCTGATGATGGTGTGAAAGTGGGGATTTCAATGACCTATACCGTCAACGGTTTCAAGCGCAATCCCTATTCTCAGAAGCATAATATAAAAGCAAATTATTACTTCGCGACAGGCGGCTACGAACTGATATACAAAGGCAATTTCCCAAATATTACCAGCGATTGGGATTTCCAGATGGACGGTCGCATTACGAGCCCAAATTTCAGTTTTAACTTCTTTGGCTATGGCAATGAGACCAAAAACCGCGAGGAGGAAATAGACGATGATATGGATTACAACCGTGTAAAGGCCCAAATCATGTACGCTGCGCCTTCGCTGAACTGGAAAGGGGAGTTGGGTGCTTTTTTCACCGCTCAGGCAACCTTTGAATCGATAGAAGTAGAACGCAGTGAAAGCAGGATTATGGGTGCCGGAATTGTGGATCCGAAAGTATTCCGCACACAAAATTTTGCCGGGCTGAACCTGCGTTACGGCTTTGAAAATTATGACAATCCATCAAACCCGACATTGGGCATGAAGTGCTATATTGAAGCCGGAAGTGTCGTTAATATGGCCGATACGAAAAGAAACGTGCCACATCTGGAAGGCATGATCGGCTTCAGCCATAAGGTGCTTACAAGCGGAAAACTGGTCTTTGCCTCACAACTGAAATCCAGACTGCTTTTCAGCAATGATTTCGAATTTTACCAAATGGCAACGATAGGCGGGGATTTTGATATTCGTGCCTTCCGCAGTGAGCGTTTTTCAGGGAAAAGATCGTTCTTCCAGAGTTCCGACTTAAGGCTGCAGTTTGGAAAAATCAAGAACAGCATCGTTCCGATGCGTTATGGTATGCTTGCAGGATTTGATTACGGCCGCGTTTGGTTGCCTACTGAATTCTCGGAAAAATGGCATACTGCCTATGGCGGGGGATTGTGGCTCAGCGGCGTGAATGCGGTCACTGCGAAACTGAATTATTTCTATTCTTCTGAAGGCGGAAGGATATCATTTGGCCTGGGCTTCGGGTTTTAATTATTCGTCCAGTTCGTGCTTGATATTTTCAATTTCTTTGGAAGCCAATTGGCAGATCGTGTCTACGTCAGGTTGTGACAGGCTGGTGATGATTAGTTTTATCGATTGCCCGTCATCAGAAACGATGTGTTTGCTGGAATTGCCTTTGTTGGCGCGCAATGCAAGTAAGGCGCTGTTTCGCAGTTCTATAATAAATTCCTTTAAGCGCGGTTCGCGGTGCAGGAAGTTTTCTTCGTTTCGCTTTACAAGATTGTAAAGGGGCGTAAGTTGTGACTTTATGCCATTTGTGTCACTGGTAATTATCTCAATTTTCATAGGATTCAGGTTTTTCGGCCGTACATTTTACAGCAACCTAAAATTACACACTTGAAAAATGGGAAAATTACAAGATTTTTCAGGAACGTTATGTCATTTTATAACAACTGATCATGGCTTTGATCTGATGAAATAACTTACGATTGCTTTCAGTCTTTCATTTGCAGCCTGTTCCTGAAAATCGTAACTTGGAACAAAAACTTTATGAAAATTGCAACGTATAATGTCAATGGTGTCAATGGACGACTGTCAGTATTGCTTCGCTGGCTCCAGGAATCGCAACCCGATGTGGTGTGCCTGCAGGAATTAAAAGCACCGCAGGAAAAATTCCCGATTGAAGAGATCAATACTGCGGGATACAACGCCATCTGGCAGGGACAGAAACAGTGGAATGGTGTTGCCATCCTTGCAAAAGGGATGGAAATACAAGAGATAGGACGCGGTCTTCCCGGGGATCCTGAGGATTTGCAGAGCCGTTACGTCGAAGCCATCGTTAATGGTGTCGTCATAGTATGCTTATACCTTCCCAACGGAAATCCTGCACCAGGTCCAAAATTTGATTACAAGCTGAAATGGTTCGAAAGGCTTCACGCCCGTGCGGCGTCACTATTGGCACACAAAGCACCGGTAATCCTTATCGGTGATTTTAATGTCATGCCTACGGAACTCGATGTTTATAAACCGGAACGCTGGGTAAATGATGCCTTATTTCGGGAAGAAGTTCGTGCTGCATTCCATAAGTTGGTATCGCAAGGCTGGACTGATGCCATACGAAAATTATACCCAGAGGAAAAAATTTATACTTTCTGGGATTATTTCCGCGATGCCTACGGACGCAATGCCGGGCTGCGAATCGATCATTTCCTGTTGAGTCCTGAGCTTTCTGGCCAATTAAAATCAGGTGGTGTGGACCGGCACGTCCGCGGATGGGAAAAGACGAGCGATCATGCGCCGGTTTGGATCACACTTGAACCATAAATATCCACTTGGTTTTCTTGTTAATTTATGTTAAAATAAATTTCATAACTTGCAGCAAAACATATCGCTATGGTCCCCCATATATTATCTTTTCGGAAAATACTTCCGGGTTTATTCGTATTGCTGGCTATCAACGTTTTTTCACAAACAAAAAAGATAGACAGCCTCAATGCTGCGCTCGTGAAATACGACGCTGATAAAATGGCGCACGGCAACAAACTTTCCCTAAAAGATTCCGTAAAGATCAGGATCTACGAAAACCTTTCAATCGAATACTACATGATATCCGATGCCAAAAACGGCATGGATTATTCGACAAAAGGAGTGAGGCTTTCTGAAAAGTTGGATTATAAAACCGGGCTGCTCAACGGAAACCTGATGCTTGGCGTTTACTACAGCATACTGCATAACTTTGATAAAAGCATGTGGCATTTTAAAAAGGCTTTGGCGGTGGCCAGACAAACCCATAACCTCGAAATGGAACAGGGCCTTTACAATAATATCGGGAGCGCTTATTCTGAACATGGAAACTATGAAGAAGGCTTGGCCTATTTCTATAAAGGGCTCGGCATTGCAAAAAAGAGGAAGGACAAAGGCGTTTCCACTTTTTACAACAATATCGGGATCATATACGGCATCCAGGGGCGTTATAAAGAAGAAATCAGCAATTACATGCAGTCCCTGAAATACCAGGAAAAACTTAAATCGTGGTATGGGATTGGATTGACGGCGCAGAATATAGCGGAATCCTATTATAAACGAAATTTGATGGATGAAGCCGAAAAATGGTACACACGCGGCGTAACATATGCACAAAAAGGGGGTAATAAAATTTCAGAAGCCAACAACCATGAAGGGCTTGGAAAAGTGTCATTATTCAGGAAGGATTTTTCGGGAGCCGTTACCCAGCTCGAAATGTCATTGTCCATGCGTAAAATTACGGGAGATTCTGCCGGAATTTCTTCATCGTTGGTAAATCTGGGCGGTGTGTACCTCAAAAAAGGCAATTTTCAAAAGGCACTTTCAAACCTTAATGAGGGGCTATCCATTGCCAGGAAGGTGGGTAATCTCGATGCACAAAAGCTGGGATATTCATACCTCGCGGAAACCTATGGCGCCATGGGCAAGTACAAGCAGGCTTATGAAAGCCATGTGCAATTTAAAACGTTGAGCGATTCGATATTCAATGCTGAAAGAGATAAAAAGCTGACGGAACTCCGCCTCACAAACGAATTTAATACCAAGCAGAAAGAACAAAAAGCTTTGCAGCAAAAGAAAGATGCCGCTACGGCACTCAAAGCCAGGCAGCAGCGCAGTGCGATATATGCGGTTTTAATTGCGCTGATCATCGTGACGTTCTTTGCCTTCTGGATCAATTACAACCTGCAGCGCAATAAAAAACAGAAGAGGATTATCGAGGAGCAAAATGAAAAGATCGGGCATTCGCTTGACGAAAAGGAAACGCTATTGCGGGAAATCCACCATCGGGTGAAAAACAACCTGCAGATTATCTCAAGTTTATTAAATATTCAATCTGAAAATATCAAGGATGAAACCTTACTCTCTTCCATCCAGGAAGGACAGAGCAGGGTACAGGCGATGAGTCTGATCCACCAGAATTTATACCAATCAGAACACCTCAATACTGTAGATATTGAAAATTACCTGCGGGAATTGGTAGTATACCTTTCGCAGATGTTCCGTGCTGACTCAAAAAATATTGAAACGAAAATTAATACTGACGGCATCCAGTTTGATATCGATACTGCGATTCCACTAGGCCTTATTGTAAACGAATTGGTTTCGAATGCATACAAGTATGCATTTGAAAACAGGGAGAATGGTAAGATCAGCATACGGATTCATGCTAGTGGCGATGCTTATGAATTGCATATCGAGAATGACGGGAAACCTTTGCCAGCCGATTTCGATATGAAGACAACAAAGTCATTGGGTTTGAGGCTCGTATCGATTTTAAGCAGGCAATTGCGCGGAAAATTATCTTTTCATTCTGATGAACGAAATACTTCTTTTGTGGTGTCGTTTAAGGATTTGAAATCATTGGCAACTGACTAGAATTAAGATATCCGGTTATCCTATTGTTTCACGAACTTCAGCCCTTTTCCGTTAGCATTCACCAGGTAAGTGCCTTGTGCCAGCGAACTTACATCCACGGTCTGTCCTGCATCCACACTGAAATCTACCACCTTTTGCCCAATCATATTCCATATGGTCCCGCTGACCGCTGTATTTGCAGTAAACCGGATGTCATTTTTCGCCGGATTCGGGTATAATGCCATTTTGATGTCCTCATTTTCCGGCACACCCAATGGCGCACTGCTGATTCTGGTAAGGAAAGGATAACTCTGGAAATCGTCGGCGTCGTGCGTAAAATCGCCAAAATCGGCATCACCATATGCCATACCGCTAAGGTAAATAGCGCCGTCGGCGGCAATCCTGACACTATCGGTGCGGTCATAGGAATCGCCGCCCGCCATGACCGCCATTTGTGCATTACCATTGGAATCATATTTTACAAGGACCGCGTCATCATTGTAGTCGCCATTGTCCGTTATGATGCCATTTCCCCAGTTTACCACGCCTTTCGTACCGCCAGCAAAATAAATATTCCCTTCGTTGTCGAGCTCAAGGAAATTCTTTACGCCAGTAGTCACACTGCCGATGCCGCTTACTTCCCTGACCCATTGGTATTCCCCGGCACTGTTCAGTTTTGCAAGGAAGAAATCGCTAAATCCCCCTTCAGTCGGTCCTTCTGTATTAATCGGCCCGAAATCATAGCTTCCGAAAAGATAGGAACTGAAATAAACAGCATCCGGCGTTTTTGCTTTTATCTGAGGGAAAGGGCAGGTCACGTCTTCCACATATTTGATCCATTGGAATTGTCCCGCGGCATTATATTTTACGGCATAAGTATTGTAACCGAATGGCGCTCCGGCTGCAACACCGCCGAATGTAGCAATGCTTTCGGCACAGGCACCCGCGCCATAAATATTCCCCTGGTTGTCTACGCTGATCGATGTCACCATCTTGGCATATTCCTGCGTGATGGTCAATTGCGTTGCTCCGGAAGCGTCGAGTTTCATGATATATGAATAATTGTAATCATCATACCCGATGTAAATATTGTTGCCGGAATCTGTAACGATGGTGCGGAAATCATTGACGAAACTGTCCTGGATTTCAATCGGCCTGTACCAGAGCATGTTTCCGTCGGGATCAAATTTCACCATCAAGTACTGCACGTCATCCAGACCCGTTAAAAACGCTATATTGTCAAAAACGATCGAATGCCTGTAGCCAAGCGCCATGATCAGGTTCCCGTCATTATCGGTAGCCATTTCATACACCGTCACTTCGCCGGACAGTATTTTGGAATACAGCAGGTTTCCTCCGGTATCATATTTGTTGCAAAAGACGTTTCCCATAACGTCGTTGTATGGCACAGGGTTTTCCTTATAACCAGCCATATAAACATGGCCCGAATTATCAGTTGCCAAAGGATAGCTGATGCCGTCGGGATTCATGCCGAAAGTGATTTCGGGCGTTTGCAGCCACTCGAAGTTTTGTGATTGTGCTGCAGTGATGCAAAGCAGCAACAGGAAGGTAATTTTTTTCATAAGCTTTGGTTTTGTTTCCGACGTAACGTCGTTGGTAAGATGGATGATGGCGTGACGGGTTGCGTAATATTCGGGTAGATTTTAACTTTTTTTTTAAAAATGAATTTCAAATGTCACAGCCCAGCGCCATTTCATCCCGCGTACGCCGCCGTTCAGAACATTTTTTTTTTCATGTAAAACAGATTGACATCCTTTACATTAAAATAAATCTTTGGTCATGAGAAAAATCTACTATTCAATCCTCCTCGTTTTTGCTGTGGTGCTGCAGATTTCGGCACAGGGAACCGGCAAAGCACTCGATTTTGACGGTAATGATGATTATGTTACTGTTGGTGCAGGCACGCCGGTTGCAGGATCCTGGACCATATCGGCCTGGGTACAGCCAAAAGATGCTACAAAAAACATGCATATCTTCGATTCCAGGTCACCCAGTGAATACGGGTTTGATATGCAGATCCTGAACGGGAATACCATTCATTGCGACATCGGCAATGGTACGTCATGGAAAACCACTACGGCTAACGCGACTTATAACTATACGCCAGGCGTATGGTTTCATGTGGCACTTTCAGTGGATTATTATGGCTATTACATTTATGTGAATGGAAAAATCATCGCCAGCGGCCCATTGGATTATGTTGAAGATAATATTTTAATTGACAATAACCATCAGTTGCAGATCGGAAGAAATCCAAACTTCAATACGTATTTCCGTGGTGCGATAGATGAAGTAAGGGTGAATATTACTTCAGGCCATCCCACCGAAGCGCAGATGACTGCTGAAATGAACAGCCCGGTATACACGATTCCGAGCGGTATTATTTCATACAGTTTTACCAACGCAGCTACAACTGCTAACGGAAACAACCCGGGACAAACCACTGTGGTGAACAGCGTAAATGGAACACGCTATGGTACGATGCAGAATTTTTACCTGCAAAGCGCCATCGGGAACTGGACTACGGACAGGGATTATTATTCAGTATTAGTGAACGGGACTACGTATTACCAAAGCCTTGCCGCAGCATTTAGCGCGATTAACAACGGCGTGCATACCGGAGCGATTTCGGTAAAGATAATCCGTGATTCGGTAGAACCGCAAACACCTATCCTGGATGCCAGCGGAACCGGTGCAGCATCATATTCCTCCATCAACATATCGCCGGTCGGTGGTGTGGAACGCACGATTACGGTGAGTGGAAATGAAGGCATTTTTATCCGAAATGCGCAAAATGTAACCATCGACGGCCTCAATACCGATGGCAATGCGCTTACGATAAGAAACATCACGCCAGGATTCCAGACCATCACTACATTTGGTTCCACTGGGAATAACGTCATTACGCGGTGTAAATTGCTGGGATCGGGTGCGAGTGGCGTTGTGAGTTATACGACACACACCGTGGGCAACAGCCAGGGCAATACGCTTTCTTACTGTACGATCGGGCCATATGACAGCAGCCTGCCGCAATACGGTGTGTATTTATACGGAGATCCGAATCCGATTTCTTACTCTAATATTTCGAATAACACGATTTACGATTACACCTTAAGCGGTGTATATGCAAGAAGCAAAGTGATTAATATTACGGTTGCAAATAACAAATTGTTCCAGACGGTGTCAAGGGCGATTACCTCAGACCATTCGGCGATACACCTGGGCAACAGTTATGGTGCCAATACAGAATCCGTGATCAGCGGAAATACGATAGGTTATGCGAACAGCAATGGAACCGGCACATATACATTGACAGGTTCGGGTAAATTCACTGCCATCGACTGTAGTTTCGGGGATTCAGGTATGGGAACCCTTGAGGGCGGAATGACCAGGATTGAGAACAACACGATCGCCGGCATTGCGATGTCAGGCACATCAGCCGCAAATGCATTTAATGCGATCCATATGCACCATGGGCAATGCAATATCACTGGCAACACTATCGGAAGCTTAAGTGCTAACGGCAATATTAACTACAATTCCACAACTACAGCTGAAGTTAATATATACGGTATTTACAAATCGGGTATCGGAACATTTGTCATCAATTCGAACAATATTGGCGGTATTACAATGGCTTCCTCCGGTATCGTCAAAATGAAAGCAATTGGTATGACCGGGCTTCCACAAGTGGATGGAGCAATACATACGTGCAACAATAACATCATCGGAGGGACGGTTGCAAATTCCATATTGAATAACGCGACAGCATCCGGTTCGGATTGCGTTGGGGTTTACGCAGAACGCGAATCTACGATCAGCGGCAACACGATCCGCAATCTTACAGGCTACTCACCGGATATTAATGGGAAAGTCAACGGGGTCTATAGCTTTATGACTTTTTCAACAAACTATTCCCCATTTTTTTACATCAATACCAATACGATTTATAATATTTCAAATCTTAATGCTTCCACTACAGGTTATGTTGTGGGCATTGAAAATTATGGATATGGAAGTGTGCCGACTACCGAAATAAACCGAAACCAGATTTATTCGATCATTGGTAATTCACCTACGGGTTTTATCAGCGGGATTAAAATCTTAGGCAAGGGTAATTTTGATTTTAAGAACAATATGATCGCTTTGGGCAGCGGAATCAGCGTGGGTGCCACTATTGAAGGCATCTGTTCCCCTGGGCTGAATTCACCAAACTCGGATATCACAGCGTTTAATAACAGCATTTACATCGGCGGCACGCAGACTTCGGGCGCAGGAAATTCAAAAGCTTATTCTGTGAGTAACGCAAGAGCCAGGATTTACTATAACAATATATTCGCGAATTTCAGGAGCAATTCAGGCGGTACTGGTACCCATTGTAGTATGGATACCTATACGCAGGTGAATTATCTTGCTATGAATAACAACTTATATTTCGGTAACGGTAATGGGTATGTGATGGCGTATGTAAACGGACTTTCCTATCCAAGTACCAATATGAGCGGGTACAGGAATGCCTTAGGTGCACCACAGGAAACAAGTACGATCTTCTCAAATCCACAGTTTATCGATGCGACGGCAGCAACGCCAAACCTGCATATCAGCCCGACCATTCCGACACGTATTGAAAGTACCGGTGGAGACAACACCGGTTATCCGGCTGATGATTTTGATGGAGAGACCCGTTCGTCGCTTACGCCAATCGATATTGGTGCCGATGCAGGAAACTTTACTGTTTTTGCTGCCCCGTCGATTACGTCATTAAGCAGTGC
This genomic stretch from Flavobacterium pallidum harbors:
- a CDS encoding tetratricopeptide repeat protein, which produces MVPHILSFRKILPGLFVLLAINVFSQTKKIDSLNAALVKYDADKMAHGNKLSLKDSVKIRIYENLSIEYYMISDAKNGMDYSTKGVRLSEKLDYKTGLLNGNLMLGVYYSILHNFDKSMWHFKKALAVARQTHNLEMEQGLYNNIGSAYSEHGNYEEGLAYFYKGLGIAKKRKDKGVSTFYNNIGIIYGIQGRYKEEISNYMQSLKYQEKLKSWYGIGLTAQNIAESYYKRNLMDEAEKWYTRGVTYAQKGGNKISEANNHEGLGKVSLFRKDFSGAVTQLEMSLSMRKITGDSAGISSSLVNLGGVYLKKGNFQKALSNLNEGLSIARKVGNLDAQKLGYSYLAETYGAMGKYKQAYESHVQFKTLSDSIFNAERDKKLTELRLTNEFNTKQKEQKALQQKKDAATALKARQQRSAIYAVLIALIIVTFFAFWINYNLQRNKKQKRIIEEQNEKIGHSLDEKETLLREIHHRVKNNLQIISSLLNIQSENIKDETLLSSIQEGQSRVQAMSLIHQNLYQSEHLNTVDIENYLRELVVYLSQMFRADSKNIETKINTDGIQFDIDTAIPLGLIVNELVSNAYKYAFENRENGKISIRIHASGDAYELHIENDGKPLPADFDMKTTKSLGLRLVSILSRQLRGKLSFHSDERNTSFVVSFKDLKSLATD
- a CDS encoding T9SS type A sorting domain-containing protein, which translates into the protein MKKITFLLLLCITAAQSQNFEWLQTPEITFGMNPDGISYPLATDNSGHVYMAGYKENPVPYNDVMGNVFCNKYDTGGNLLYSKILSGEVTVYEMATDNDGNLIMALGYRHSIVFDNIAFLTGLDDVQYLMVKFDPDGNMLWYRPIEIQDSFVNDFRTIVTDSGNNIYIGYDDYNYSYIMKLDASGATQLTITQEYAKMVTSISVDNQGNIYGAGACAESIATFGGVAAGAPFGYNTYAVKYNAAGQFQWIKYVEDVTCPFPQIKAKTPDAVYFSSYLFGSYDFGPINTEGPTEGGFSDFFLAKLNSAGEYQWVREVSGIGSVTTGVKNFLELDNEGNIYFAGGTKGVVNWGNGIITDNGDYNDDAVLVKYDSNGNAQMAVMAGGDSYDRTDSVRIAADGAIYLSGMAYGDADFGDFTHDADDFQSYPFLTRISSAPLGVPENEDIKMALYPNPAKNDIRFTANTAVSGTIWNMIGQKVVDFSVDAGQTVDVSSLAQGTYLVNANGKGLKFVKQ